In the genome of Halobacterium noricense, one region contains:
- a CDS encoding MBL fold metallo-hydrolase — MQLTFLGTGSAMPTGDRMQTGLLLEKPDSRLLVDCGSGVLHTLARTDVGYEGVDTVLLTHHHLDHVSDLLPLLKARWLAGEEHLTVVGPTGTKGLVTDLLDVHEYLQDRVDLTLREVGVGSFEVAGFDVDAIETRHSMPGLAYKFDGELAFSADTEAFAGMGEFADGCDVLVHDCSFPDAVDVSNHPTPTQLGESLAGVNVDELYLTHLYPHTEGKHREMQAAIEEHFDGHVAFARDGLVVDVE; from the coding sequence ATGCAACTGACGTTCCTCGGGACGGGGAGCGCGATGCCGACGGGCGACCGGATGCAGACCGGACTCCTGCTTGAAAAACCCGATAGTCGACTGCTCGTGGACTGCGGGAGCGGCGTGCTGCACACGCTCGCGCGGACGGACGTGGGGTACGAGGGCGTGGACACGGTGTTGCTCACGCACCACCACCTCGACCACGTCAGCGACCTGCTGCCGTTGTTAAAGGCGCGCTGGCTCGCCGGCGAAGAACACCTCACCGTCGTCGGACCGACCGGGACGAAAGGGCTCGTAACGGACTTGCTGGACGTCCACGAGTACTTGCAGGACCGCGTGGACCTCACGTTACGCGAGGTCGGCGTGGGGAGCTTCGAGGTGGCGGGGTTCGACGTGGACGCCATCGAGACGCGCCACTCGATGCCGGGGCTGGCGTACAAGTTCGACGGCGAGCTCGCGTTCAGCGCGGACACCGAGGCGTTCGCGGGGATGGGCGAGTTTGCGGACGGCTGCGACGTACTCGTCCACGACTGCTCGTTCCCCGACGCGGTCGACGTCTCCAACCACCCGACGCCGACGCAGCTCGGCGAGTCCCTGGCGGGCGTGAACGTCGACGAACTGTACCTCACGCACCTCTACCCGCACACGGAGGGCAAACACCGCGAGATGCAGGCCGCAATCGAGGAGCACTTCGACGGGCACGTCGCGTTCGCGCGGGACGGGCTCGTCGTCGACGTCGAGTAG
- a CDS encoding dicarboxylate/amino acid:cation symporter — translation MTGPVSTAWRRYRSVPLIARIFAAFVLGSAAGIAFGERMTVVQPLGDLFLRLLNMLVIPIIVFTLLTGVRQLSPARLGKIGGVTVGLYAVTTTIAGLIGLAVANVLQPGRGVEFTGGEAQSQAPPSLTEVVLGIVPNNPVAAMAEGNLLATVFFVIVFGIALTYVRAQNDDLADSVDSVFEAFEVGAEAMFVVVRGVLEFGVVGVFALMAAGIGTEGVGVFSSLGELVLAVAIAVVVHIAFTYLFVLMRLVVGVSPLSFLSGAKDAMVTAFATRSSSGTLPVTIRNAEEDLRISERVYSFALPVGATANMDGAAIRQAITVVFAANVVGQPLAPTEQVLVLLVAVLISIGTAGVPGAGLVMLTVVLNQVGLPLEVVGFVAGVDPILGRIATMNNVTGDLAVSTVVGKWNDALDLDGGVWASVVDEQPASADD, via the coding sequence ATGACTGGACCAGTTAGCACCGCGTGGCGGCGGTACCGCTCGGTGCCGCTCATCGCGCGCATCTTCGCCGCGTTCGTCCTCGGGTCGGCCGCGGGCATCGCGTTCGGCGAGCGGATGACCGTCGTACAGCCGCTCGGCGACCTCTTCCTGCGGCTGCTCAACATGCTCGTCATCCCCATCATCGTGTTCACACTCCTGACAGGGGTTCGCCAGCTTTCGCCCGCACGTCTCGGGAAGATTGGCGGCGTGACCGTCGGACTGTACGCCGTCACCACGACCATCGCTGGGCTCATCGGACTAGCCGTTGCGAACGTCCTCCAGCCGGGCCGCGGCGTCGAGTTCACGGGCGGGGAAGCCCAGTCGCAGGCACCGCCGTCGCTGACGGAAGTGGTTCTCGGCATCGTCCCGAACAATCCCGTCGCGGCGATGGCCGAGGGCAACCTCCTCGCGACCGTCTTCTTCGTCATCGTCTTCGGCATCGCGCTGACCTACGTCCGCGCCCAGAACGACGACCTCGCGGACAGCGTCGACTCCGTCTTCGAGGCGTTCGAGGTCGGGGCGGAGGCGATGTTCGTCGTCGTCCGCGGCGTCCTCGAATTCGGCGTCGTCGGCGTGTTCGCGTTGATGGCCGCGGGCATCGGGACGGAGGGCGTCGGCGTGTTCTCCTCGCTGGGCGAACTCGTGCTCGCGGTGGCGATTGCCGTGGTCGTCCACATCGCGTTCACGTACCTGTTCGTGCTGATGCGGCTGGTCGTCGGCGTCTCCCCGCTCTCGTTCCTCTCGGGCGCGAAGGACGCGATGGTCACCGCGTTCGCCACCCGGTCGTCCAGCGGCACGCTCCCCGTGACGATTCGCAACGCCGAGGAAGACCTCCGCATCTCCGAGCGCGTGTACTCGTTCGCGCTCCCGGTCGGTGCCACCGCGAACATGGACGGCGCGGCAATCCGGCAGGCCATCACCGTCGTCTTCGCGGCGAACGTCGTCGGACAGCCACTCGCGCCGACCGAGCAGGTGCTCGTGCTCCTGGTCGCGGTCCTCATCAGCATCGGTACTGCGGGCGTGCCGGGAGCCGGCCTCGTGATGCTGACCGTCGTCCTGAATCAGGTCGGCCTCCCGCTGGAGGTCGTCGGGTTCGTCGCCGGCGTCGACCCGATTCTCGGGCGCATCGCCACGATGAACAACGTCACCGGCGACCTCGCGGTTTCGACCGTCGTCGGAAAGTGGAACGACGCGCTCGACCTCGACGGCGGCGTCTGGGCCAGCGTGGTCGACGAGCAACCCGCGTCAGCCGACGACTAA
- a CDS encoding mRNA surveillance protein pelota yields the protein MQLKERRQVEGGGERITLVPESLDDLWHLAYILEPGDLVAGDTHRRIQRKDEQMRDTGGEREHMHVTIDVEDVEFHKFSNRLRVAGTIADCSREDQLGLHHTLNVEEREEIEVEKIWKPDQLERLNEAVEATDQPDVAIATVEEGEAYIHVVQQYGVDEYGSFTGTTGKGEYSRSREELFEDVASALSHLDADAIILAGPGFTKQDALDYIQEEYRSLTDKITTVDTSAVGGRGVHEVLKRGAVEDVQEETRIAEESELIDELTDQIATDGKAAYGIEAVEKAVDFGAVETLLILDERLRKERAGEGDWDVDVNDLVTQVEQQGGDVTVFSHEFAPGEQLRNLGGVAAILRYRLD from the coding sequence ATGCAACTGAAGGAGCGCCGGCAGGTCGAAGGCGGCGGCGAGCGCATCACGCTCGTCCCCGAGTCCCTCGACGACCTCTGGCACCTCGCGTACATTCTGGAGCCCGGGGACCTCGTCGCGGGGGATACGCACCGCCGCATCCAGCGCAAGGACGAACAGATGCGGGATACGGGCGGCGAGCGCGAGCACATGCACGTCACCATCGACGTCGAGGACGTGGAGTTCCACAAGTTCTCGAACCGCCTCCGGGTCGCTGGCACCATCGCGGACTGCTCCCGGGAGGACCAACTCGGCCTCCACCACACGCTGAACGTCGAGGAGCGCGAGGAAATCGAGGTCGAGAAAATCTGGAAGCCCGACCAGCTCGAACGCCTCAACGAAGCCGTCGAAGCCACGGACCAGCCGGACGTCGCAATCGCGACCGTCGAGGAGGGCGAGGCCTACATCCACGTCGTCCAGCAGTACGGCGTCGACGAGTACGGCTCGTTCACGGGCACGACGGGGAAAGGCGAGTACTCACGCTCACGCGAGGAGTTGTTCGAGGACGTCGCGAGCGCGCTCTCGCACCTCGACGCCGATGCCATCATCCTCGCCGGCCCCGGGTTCACGAAGCAGGACGCCCTCGACTACATCCAGGAGGAGTACCGGAGTCTCACGGACAAGATTACGACGGTAGACACGAGCGCGGTGGGCGGCCGCGGCGTCCACGAAGTCCTCAAGCGCGGCGCTGTCGAGGACGTCCAGGAGGAGACCCGCATCGCCGAGGAGTCCGAACTCATCGACGAACTCACGGATCAGATAGCCACCGACGGGAAGGCTGCCTACGGCATCGAAGCGGTCGAGAAAGCCGTCGACTTCGGCGCGGTCGAGACGCTGCTGATCCTGGACGAACGCCTGCGCAAGGAGCGCGCGGGCGAGGGCGACTGGGACGTCGACGTCAACGACCTCGTCACGCAGGTCGAACAGCAGGGCGGCGACGTCACCGTGTTCAGCCACGAGTTCGCGCCCGGGGAACAGCTCCGGAACCTCGGCGGCGTCGCGGCCATTCTGCGCTACCGGCTCGACTGA
- a CDS encoding type IV pilin, whose protein sequence is MRARRAVSPVVGVALMVAITVVLAATVLIAVPTVGDVEMPSFADGDDEPNTGVQTQVIRAADGDAGATDDHYVRVHIEADSNAVGNSLNSLTVAYPSSADASNVTGSDVERVGIDSDGDGVLDADAMVDMDDISTSGGGSTLTVDFGGDHDIEAGDWIVFDVADIENPDAAGEYDVSVGVSGDITEDGVLDVE, encoded by the coding sequence ATGCGTGCTCGCCGAGCAGTCAGTCCCGTCGTCGGGGTCGCGCTCATGGTAGCCATCACCGTCGTGCTGGCGGCAACGGTGCTAATCGCCGTGCCGACCGTCGGCGACGTAGAGATGCCGTCGTTCGCGGACGGCGACGACGAACCGAACACGGGCGTACAGACGCAGGTCATCCGCGCAGCCGACGGTGACGCCGGCGCGACGGACGACCATTACGTTCGCGTCCACATCGAGGCGGATTCGAACGCCGTCGGCAACTCCCTGAACTCCCTGACCGTGGCGTACCCGAGTTCTGCCGACGCCAGCAACGTCACCGGCTCGGACGTCGAGCGCGTCGGCATCGACAGCGACGGCGACGGCGTCCTCGACGCCGACGCGATGGTCGACATGGACGACATTTCGACGAGCGGCGGCGGCAGCACGCTGACAGTCGACTTCGGCGGGGACCACGACATCGAGGCCGGCGATTGGATAGTTTTCGACGTCGCGGATATTGAAAACCCCGACGCCGCGGGTGAGTACGACGTCTCGGTGGGTGTCAGCGGCGACATCACCGAGGACGGTGTGCTGGACGTCGAGTAG
- a CDS encoding ATP-dependent helicase → MGPESEATTRSEDEDHQSSDREILDALGPAVSEWWVDRFGSPEQDGGCLTPPQREAIPLIHAGENALVAAPTGSGKTLASFTAILNELFEREQAEGLDNAVYCLYVSPLKSLANDIERNLAEPLDGISERLAERGVETDVRQAIRHGDTSDYERQQMLEETPHILNTTPETLAILLNSPKFREKLRSVEYVVVDEIHSLADSKRGTHLSVSLERLQRLAGEFTRIGCSATVEPLPDIARYLVGFEREEPRLSDEPSGQRPRDSDGDARECEIVDARFARDYDLQLSCPTPDLVNASKGAINDAFYAELGDLVEANDSTLVFTNTRSGAERVLENLRERGVVSEDESACHHGSLSKDRRTEVERQLKEGSLSVTTTSTSLELGIDMPHIDLVVQVGSPKSVASLLQRVGRAGHRPGRTVTGRVIALDRDELVECAVMLRQAERGFVDRVHIPERAHDVAAQHVYGMAIEGPLPEADVRATLRSAYPYREYSDADFERLFRYLTADYDGLEDRNVYAKIWRDENDPPGGDDGDPDDPTSGTHHYPDFAVGERLIGKRGRLARPILLQNLGTIPDSFTVNVYVRGDDEWVGQLDESYLDTLEAGDVFVLGGDRFAYRYRRGSKVYVDRTSERATVPSWFSERLPLSYDLGREIARFQSDLLAKYDEGGAPAVRRWLREFPVDANAVRALARMYDDQIQYAGTRSVSTTVRIAVEEVKDRDEYRRRYHVRTPYGRRFNDGLSRLLAYRCANEANANVAVSVADNGFTLAMPLNRKVDVAELLRQTDPDDARETLRNALDGTDLLQRYFRIDATRALLVLKRYKGREKSASKQQVASEMLLGFAEDLADFAVLDETYRELVEDKLDLVGVREVLSAVQSGDVEVTETTLKSPSPLSFGLATLSASDVVLADDEDAVLRAFHERVREQVDD, encoded by the coding sequence ATGGGTCCCGAGTCGGAGGCGACGACGCGGTCGGAAGACGAAGACCACCAATCCTCGGACCGCGAGATTCTGGACGCACTCGGCCCAGCGGTCAGCGAGTGGTGGGTCGACCGATTCGGGAGTCCCGAGCAGGACGGCGGCTGTTTGACGCCGCCCCAGCGCGAGGCGATTCCGCTGATTCACGCGGGCGAGAACGCGCTCGTCGCGGCCCCGACGGGCTCCGGAAAGACACTCGCGTCGTTTACGGCCATCCTGAACGAACTGTTCGAGCGCGAGCAAGCCGAGGGCCTGGATAACGCGGTCTACTGCCTGTACGTGTCGCCGCTGAAGTCGCTCGCGAACGACATCGAGCGCAACCTCGCGGAGCCGCTGGACGGCATCAGCGAGCGGCTCGCCGAGCGCGGCGTCGAAACGGACGTGCGGCAGGCGATTCGGCACGGCGACACGTCCGACTACGAGCGCCAGCAGATGCTCGAAGAGACGCCACACATCCTCAACACGACGCCGGAGACGCTCGCGATTCTGCTGAACTCGCCGAAGTTCCGGGAGAAGCTGCGGAGTGTCGAGTACGTCGTCGTCGACGAGATTCACAGCCTCGCGGACTCCAAGCGCGGCACGCACCTGTCGGTGAGCCTCGAACGGCTCCAGCGGCTCGCCGGGGAGTTCACGCGCATCGGCTGCTCGGCGACCGTCGAGCCGCTTCCGGACATCGCGCGCTACCTCGTCGGATTTGAACGCGAGGAGCCACGCCTCTCTGACGAGCCGAGCGGGCAGCGCCCGCGAGACAGCGACGGCGACGCCCGCGAGTGCGAAATCGTGGACGCGCGGTTCGCCCGCGACTACGACCTCCAGTTGTCGTGTCCGACGCCGGACCTCGTGAACGCCTCGAAGGGAGCCATCAACGACGCGTTCTACGCGGAACTCGGCGATCTCGTCGAAGCCAACGACAGCACGCTCGTGTTCACGAACACGCGGTCGGGCGCCGAGCGCGTCCTCGAAAACCTCCGGGAGCGAGGCGTCGTGAGCGAGGACGAGTCCGCGTGCCACCACGGCAGCCTCTCGAAGGACCGACGCACCGAAGTCGAGCGGCAGTTGAAGGAAGGGTCGCTGTCGGTGACGACGACGTCGACGAGCCTCGAACTCGGCATCGACATGCCACACATCGACCTCGTGGTGCAGGTCGGGTCGCCGAAGTCCGTCGCCAGCCTGCTCCAGCGCGTCGGGCGCGCCGGCCACCGCCCCGGTAGAACAGTCACGGGCCGCGTCATCGCGCTGGACCGGGACGAACTCGTGGAGTGTGCGGTGATGCTCCGGCAGGCCGAGCGCGGGTTCGTCGACCGCGTCCACATCCCCGAGCGCGCCCACGACGTCGCCGCCCAGCACGTCTACGGCATGGCCATCGAGGGCCCGCTCCCGGAGGCCGACGTGCGCGCGACGCTACGGTCGGCGTACCCCTACCGCGAGTACAGCGACGCCGACTTCGAGCGGCTGTTCCGCTACCTCACCGCGGACTACGACGGGCTCGAAGACCGGAACGTGTACGCGAAAATCTGGCGCGACGAGAACGACCCGCCGGGCGGCGACGACGGCGACCCCGACGACCCCACGTCGGGCACGCACCACTACCCCGACTTCGCGGTGGGCGAACGACTCATCGGGAAGCGCGGACGGCTGGCGCGCCCGATTCTCCTCCAGAACCTCGGGACGATTCCGGATTCGTTCACGGTGAACGTCTACGTGCGCGGCGACGACGAGTGGGTCGGCCAACTCGACGAGAGCTACCTCGACACGCTCGAAGCCGGCGACGTGTTCGTGCTCGGCGGCGACCGGTTCGCGTACCGCTACCGCCGCGGGTCGAAGGTGTACGTCGACCGAACGAGCGAGCGCGCGACCGTGCCGTCGTGGTTCTCCGAGCGCCTCCCGCTGTCGTACGACCTCGGCCGGGAAATCGCGCGCTTCCAGTCGGATTTGCTGGCGAAATACGACGAAGGGGGTGCGCCGGCCGTCCGGCGCTGGCTCCGGGAGTTCCCGGTGGACGCGAACGCCGTCAGGGCGCTCGCCCGGATGTACGACGACCAGATTCAGTACGCGGGCACGAGGAGCGTCAGCACGACCGTGCGCATCGCCGTCGAGGAGGTGAAAGACCGCGACGAGTACCGGCGACGCTACCACGTCCGGACGCCGTACGGCCGCCGGTTCAACGACGGGCTCTCGCGGCTGCTGGCGTACCGCTGTGCGAACGAGGCGAACGCGAACGTCGCCGTCTCCGTGGCGGACAACGGCTTCACGCTCGCGATGCCGCTGAACCGGAAGGTCGACGTCGCGGAACTGCTCCGCCAGACGGACCCCGACGACGCGCGTGAGACCCTCCGGAACGCGCTGGACGGCACTGACCTCTTACAGCGGTACTTCCGCATCGACGCGACGCGCGCGCTGCTCGTGTTGAAGCGCTACAAGGGCCGCGAGAAATCTGCGAGCAAACAACAGGTCGCCAGCGAGATGCTGCTCGGGTTTGCCGAAGACTTGGCCGACTTCGCGGTGCTGGACGAGACGTACCGCGAACTCGTCGAGGACAAACTCGACCTCGTGGGCGTCCGCGAAGTGCTGTCGGCGGTTCAGTCGGGTGACGTCGAAGTCACCGAGACGACCCTGAAGTCACCGTCGCCGCTGTCGTTCGGGCTGGCGACGCTCTCCGCGAGCGACGTCGTGCTCGCCGACGACGAGGACGCGGTGCTCCGGGCGTTCCACGAGCGCGTCCGCGAACAGGTCGACGACTGA
- a CDS encoding DEAD/DEAH box helicase, with protein sequence MNVRGEVTDVDEVRSVNTQYGDRDVLDVHVRPDADSDAAADDSGASVRVTLWGKWTEAVQYLEPGMDLLVTEAEEDEWNGDVQYSTSKESYVVVEPDFLVDVTNIRSFVQCPRLYYLNKLSGLPLKYPVTKGTIVHEVFGDLLRGRDLDESVAERVADAGLELGLLGRDREEVEADVRANAAAIEGWLQQGHLSGDGGTTEETAEGWRAGDDWRSEYTLISETFGIKGRCDAIRRGMPVELKTGKNTNRDPRFHDKVQAACYALMLDDRGVNADTGTLLYTKNAAVDRSEESGDLSPAKEFSIGKGFLDFVVRQRNHLAAIEYEGSPPTGFEADAKCEYCFEQDTCMVVSGRLDQESKAGQLGEPLPEDERAYFDDVYAAIERERDSVHDEYRKLWEQTAEERAADDRAVVDLESAGNEELPDGRWRLTAKRPTAAASKIRQGDRVLASDGDPVRGTAEMARVETLAPDRVVVTADEPVDLRRLDVYPSELSVDRMLTALHDGLLKGDQRRKDVLFDRASPEFTDDEHSVVDNNDAQNDAVSTALNAEDFALVHGPPGTGKTYTIATLIREFVDRGDRVLLSAFTNRAVDNALEALREQGHEDIVRVGTSTGVREDMQDLRLNQSGDPAECARALQTAEVVAATTATCGSRVMREQEFDVVVVDEASQLTEPDTLAAINRGDRFVLVGDHEQLPPVVRSGGRLSTSLFERLHDTHPEASVMLDQQYRMSQRIQAFSSEEFYGGQLRPATAEVAAQTLSDLGVETGGAVRDGVSFHDVPGTSDAHVDAREAERVGDITREYVDAGVDPEDVGVIAPFRAQVAAIGRCVPDGVAVDTVDRFQGSSKEVIVVSFVATGSLDGPIFEDHRRVNVALTRAKKSLVLVGDETALRSEPLYDRMVEWASLS encoded by the coding sequence GTGAACGTACGGGGCGAGGTGACTGATGTCGACGAGGTGCGGTCCGTGAACACGCAGTACGGCGACCGGGACGTGCTCGACGTCCACGTCCGGCCGGATGCGGACAGCGACGCGGCCGCCGACGACTCCGGAGCGTCCGTGCGCGTGACGCTGTGGGGGAAGTGGACGGAGGCCGTCCAGTACCTCGAACCCGGGATGGACCTGCTGGTGACCGAAGCCGAGGAAGACGAGTGGAACGGCGACGTCCAGTACTCGACGAGCAAGGAGTCGTACGTCGTCGTCGAGCCGGACTTCCTCGTGGACGTGACGAACATCCGGTCGTTCGTGCAGTGTCCGCGCCTCTACTACCTGAACAAGCTCTCCGGACTCCCGCTGAAGTACCCGGTGACGAAGGGGACCATCGTCCACGAGGTGTTCGGCGACCTGCTCCGGGGGCGCGACCTCGACGAGTCTGTCGCGGAGCGCGTGGCCGACGCCGGCCTCGAACTCGGCCTGCTTGGCCGCGACCGCGAGGAAGTCGAAGCCGACGTGCGCGCGAACGCCGCCGCCATCGAGGGGTGGCTCCAGCAGGGCCACCTCTCCGGAGACGGCGGCACGACCGAAGAGACCGCAGAGGGCTGGCGCGCGGGTGACGACTGGCGCTCGGAGTACACCCTGATTTCGGAGACGTTCGGCATCAAGGGCCGCTGTGACGCCATCCGGCGCGGGATGCCCGTCGAACTGAAGACGGGGAAGAACACGAACCGCGACCCCCGCTTCCACGACAAGGTGCAGGCGGCGTGTTACGCGCTGATGCTCGACGACCGCGGCGTGAACGCCGACACCGGCACGCTGCTGTACACGAAGAACGCCGCCGTCGACCGCAGCGAGGAGTCGGGCGACCTCTCGCCCGCGAAGGAGTTCTCCATCGGAAAGGGCTTCCTCGACTTCGTCGTCCGCCAGCGCAACCACCTCGCGGCCATCGAGTACGAGGGGAGTCCGCCGACGGGCTTCGAGGCGGACGCGAAGTGCGAGTACTGCTTCGAGCAGGACACCTGCATGGTGGTGTCGGGCCGCCTCGACCAGGAGTCGAAGGCCGGCCAACTCGGCGAACCGCTCCCCGAGGACGAACGCGCGTACTTCGACGACGTCTACGCCGCAATCGAGCGCGAGCGCGACTCCGTCCACGACGAGTACCGCAAGCTCTGGGAGCAGACCGCCGAAGAGCGCGCGGCCGACGACCGCGCAGTCGTGGACCTCGAATCCGCGGGCAACGAGGAGCTGCCGGACGGCCGCTGGCGGCTGACCGCGAAGCGACCGACCGCCGCGGCGTCCAAGATTCGACAGGGCGACCGCGTGCTCGCCTCCGACGGCGACCCCGTGCGGGGGACCGCGGAGATGGCGCGCGTGGAGACGCTCGCACCGGACCGTGTCGTCGTCACCGCCGACGAGCCGGTCGACCTCCGACGGCTCGACGTCTACCCCTCCGAGTTGAGCGTCGACCGGATGCTCACCGCACTCCACGATGGGCTCTTGAAGGGCGACCAGCGCCGCAAAGACGTGCTGTTCGACCGTGCGAGCCCCGAATTCACGGACGACGAGCACAGCGTCGTCGACAACAACGACGCGCAGAACGACGCCGTCAGCACGGCGCTGAACGCCGAGGACTTCGCGCTCGTCCACGGCCCGCCCGGCACCGGGAAGACGTACACCATCGCGACCCTGATTCGGGAGTTCGTCGACCGCGGCGACCGCGTGCTGCTGTCGGCGTTCACGAACCGCGCCGTCGACAACGCTCTTGAGGCCTTGCGGGAACAGGGCCACGAAGATATTGTCCGAGTTGGGACCTCTACGGGCGTCCGCGAGGACATGCAGGACCTCCGGCTGAACCAGTCCGGGGACCCCGCGGAGTGCGCGCGAGCGCTCCAGACCGCCGAGGTCGTCGCCGCGACGACCGCGACGTGTGGCTCTCGCGTGATGCGCGAGCAGGAGTTCGACGTGGTGGTCGTCGACGAGGCCAGCCAGCTCACCGAGCCGGACACGCTCGCGGCAATCAACCGCGGTGATCGATTCGTGCTCGTCGGCGACCACGAACAGCTCCCGCCCGTCGTGCGCTCGGGCGGCCGGCTGTCGACGTCGCTGTTCGAGCGCCTCCACGACACCCACCCGGAGGCGTCGGTGATGCTCGACCAGCAGTACCGGATGAGCCAGCGCATCCAGGCGTTCTCCTCGGAAGAGTTCTACGGCGGCCAACTCCGGCCCGCGACGGCCGAAGTGGCCGCGCAGACGCTGTCGGACCTCGGCGTGGAGACGGGCGGCGCGGTCCGGGATGGAGTCTCGTTCCACGACGTGCCCGGCACGAGCGACGCGCACGTCGACGCCAGAGAGGCCGAGCGCGTCGGCGACATCACCCGGGAGTACGTCGACGCTGGCGTCGACCCCGAGGACGTCGGCGTCATCGCGCCGTTCCGCGCGCAGGTCGCGGCAATCGGGCGGTGCGTCCCCGACGGCGTCGCCGTGGACACGGTCGACCGCTTTCAGGGCTCCTCGAAGGAGGTCATCGTCGTGTCGTTCGTCGCGACTGGGAGCCTCGACGGTCCCATCTTCGAGGACCACCGGCGCGTGAACGTCGCGCTCACCCGCGCGAAGAAGAGCCTCGTGCTCGTCGGCGACGAGACGGCGCTCCGTTCGGAGCCGCTGTACGACCGGATGGTCGAGTGGGCGTCGCTCTCCTGA
- a CDS encoding sensor histidine kinase — protein sequence MVGRTCERLTDAAAHWWFYVYAVVGFVAAVGYGYFVGWSVGVGLEVFILLSLAATLVYSGVDARGSEISQSGLRHVADLTALTGVSFALLAVAISLIWQLEGHPVVDTEFMVVFAMWLGLAVGAQASLYAVASEEKRTRLADLVKLLTMNQRVLRHNLRNELSVVDGHLQNLEGKVGSDDEDVTVARHHVDELLETSERTRRILDIWESDNCREQDAGAVLVDAVERLRERYPDVDVEIAASEDAVVSAHPALGDAVYEVLANAVEHNDGGVRISASVTNPPGDDVVVEVADTGAGIPKHERYILDQPEETTLSHASGLGLWLVYWTVRESDGTVEFPDDADGTTVRLRLPDATAPPGLWGRLVGRSG from the coding sequence ATGGTAGGACGGACTTGCGAGCGGCTGACAGACGCAGCTGCGCACTGGTGGTTCTACGTGTACGCTGTCGTCGGATTCGTCGCCGCCGTGGGCTACGGCTACTTCGTCGGGTGGAGCGTCGGCGTCGGGCTCGAAGTGTTCATTCTCCTCTCGCTCGCGGCCACGCTCGTGTACTCCGGCGTCGACGCGCGTGGCTCGGAGATTAGCCAGTCGGGGCTCCGGCACGTGGCCGACCTGACCGCGCTCACGGGCGTGAGCTTCGCGCTGCTGGCGGTCGCCATCTCGCTCATCTGGCAACTGGAGGGTCACCCGGTCGTCGACACCGAGTTCATGGTGGTGTTCGCGATGTGGCTGGGGCTCGCGGTCGGCGCGCAGGCGAGCCTCTACGCGGTCGCGTCCGAGGAGAAGCGCACGCGGCTGGCGGACCTCGTGAAGCTGCTCACGATGAACCAGCGCGTCCTCCGGCACAACCTCCGCAACGAACTGTCGGTCGTGGACGGTCACCTCCAGAACCTCGAAGGGAAGGTCGGCAGCGACGACGAGGACGTCACAGTCGCACGCCACCACGTCGACGAGCTGCTGGAGACCAGCGAGCGCACGCGCCGGATTCTGGACATCTGGGAGAGCGACAACTGCCGCGAGCAGGACGCCGGCGCCGTCCTCGTGGATGCCGTCGAACGGCTCCGGGAACGCTACCCGGACGTCGACGTCGAAATTGCGGCCAGCGAGGACGCGGTGGTGTCGGCTCACCCCGCGCTCGGGGACGCGGTCTACGAGGTGCTCGCGAACGCCGTCGAGCACAACGACGGCGGCGTGCGTATTTCGGCGTCCGTGACGAATCCGCCGGGCGACGACGTCGTCGTCGAGGTCGCGGACACGGGTGCCGGAATCCCGAAGCACGAGCGATACATCCTCGACCAGCCCGAGGAGACGACGCTCTCGCACGCCAGCGGGCTCGGCCTCTGGCTGGTCTACTGGACGGTCCGCGAGTCGGACGGCACCGTCGAATTTCCCGACGACGCGGACGGGACGACGGTCCGGCTCAGACTGCCCGACGCGACAGCACCGCCCGGGCTCTGGGGGCGGCTCGTGGGTCGTTCCGGGTGA